From Struthio camelus isolate bStrCam1 chromosome 21, bStrCam1.hap1, whole genome shotgun sequence, one genomic window encodes:
- the TMEM51 gene encoding transmembrane protein 51, with the protein MAQSRTNGSHYALTAIGLGMLVLGIIMAVWNLVPGFGQTDKPAVHAGNSSKPDRGGGGILKSKTFSVAYVLVGAGVLLLLLSICLNIRDKKRQSEDITRIQHQVSAEPSHQEDSQEEDEEVSSRYYVPSYEEVMNSGYSEPRDSERSNRISISLPSYESLTGIDENVPASGAAGAEPGAEQQPSRHNSRLSKRLKPLKVRRIKSEKLHLKDIRLNLADGNNTGPITIEPLTPPPKYEEIQEKAPERQQMT; encoded by the exons ATGGCCCAGTCGCGGACAAACGGCTCGCACTATGCCCTGACTGCGATAGGGCTGGGCATGCTGGTCCTCGGGATCATCATGGCAGTGTGGAACCTCGTCCCTGGCTTTGGCCAGACCGATAAACCCGCAGTCCATGCGGGAAACAGCAGCAAGCCTGACCGTGGCGGTGGAGGTATTTTGAAGAGCAAGACTTTTTCCGTGGCCTATGTGTTGGTCGGGGCTGGAGTGCTGCTTCTTTTGCTTTCCATCTGTTTGAATATCCGGGACAAGAAGAGGCAAAGCGAAGATATTACTAGGATCCAGCACCAAGTATCTGCAGAGCCTTCGCACCAGGAGGACAG CCAAGAAGAGGACGAAGAGGTGTCTTCCCGGTACTATGTCCCCAGCTACGAGGAAGTGATGAACTCCGGCTATTCTGAGCCCAGAGACTCGGAGAGGAGCAACAGGATCAGCATATCGTTGCCCTCCTACGAATCTCTAACGGGCATCGATGAGAACGTACCAGCGTCGGGAGCTGCCGGCGCCGAGCCCGgtgcagagcagcagcccagccGGCACAACTCACGCTTGAGCAAGCGCCTGAAACCACTCAAAGTCCGGAGAATCAAGTCCGAAAAGCTGCACCTAAAGGACATCCGGCTAAATCTCGCTGATGGGAACAACACGGGTCCTATAACGATAGAACCGCTCACCCCTCCGCCCAAGTATGAGGAGATTCAGGAGAAAGCACCAGAGAGGCAgcaaatgacttaa